The Impatiens glandulifera chromosome 8, dImpGla2.1, whole genome shotgun sequence genome includes a window with the following:
- the LOC124911783 gene encoding polyadenylate-binding protein 2-like, whose amino-acid sequence MRPIASISPRMPIYPPGGPGLGQQIFYGQPPVMPPQAGFGYQQQLVPGMRPGSPNFFMPMVQPRPGGARPRPVQQPLPMMQQQMMPRGGMSGYRYPPGRGGMVPMRDSVGISHQQQQPIPIQALASALANAPPFDQRTMLGESLYPLVENVERENAAKVTGMLLEMDQTEVLHLLEAPEALHAKVAEAMEVLRNVQQQQATAAATSTVAGSSSPTHQLAALSLD is encoded by the exons ATGCGTCCAATAGCTTCCATTTCTCCTAGAATGCCTATTTATCCTCCAGGTGGTCCAGGTCTTGGACAACAGATATTTTATGGACAACCCCCTGTGATGCCTCCCCAA GCTGGATTTGGGTATCAGCAGCAGCTAGTTCCAGGTATGAGGCCCGGCTCCCCAAATTTCTTCATGCCGATGGTTCAGCCGCGTCCAGGAGGTGCTAGACCTCGACCTGTCCAACAGCCTCTTCCTATGATGCAGCAGCAA ATGATGCCAAGAGGAGGAATGAGTGGCTACAGGTACCCACCTGGCCGAGGTGGAATGGTGCCTATGCGTGATAGTGTTGGTATATCTCATCAGCAGCAGCAGCCTATCCCAATTCAGGCTTTGGCTTCTGCTCTCGCCAATGCTCCCCCTTTTGACCAAAGAACG ATGCTAGGAGAGAGCCTGTACCCTCTTGTGGAGAATGTTGAACGGGAGAATGCAGCGAAGGTAACAGGGATGCTTTTGGAGATGGATCAGACTGAAGTTCTACACTTGCTCGAAGCTCCAGAGGCTCTCCATGCTAAGGTAGCGGAGGCTATGGAAGTTCTGAGGAATGTTCAGCAGCAACAGGCAACTGCTGCAGCTACTTCTACTGTTGCTGGATCATCATCCCCAACTCATCAGCTTGCAGCTTTGTCTTTGGATTGA